Proteins encoded by one window of Cyclobacteriaceae bacterium:
- a CDS encoding GTP-binding protein — translation MNQLLRFTTAGSVDDGKSTLIGRLLYDSKSIFEDQLEAVEASSVKKGFDYVDLSLLTDGLKSEREQGITIDVAYRYFATPKRKFIIADTPGHIQYTRNMVTGASTANLALILIDARKGLIEQTYRHSFIASLLKIPHIIVCVNKMDLVDYDEAVFDKIVEDYKAFSSKLEVSDIQFVPISALLGDNVVNRSEKMSWYQGATLLHMLETVHIESDHNHIDSRFPVQYVVRPQTREHQDFRGYAGRVAGGIFRAGDEVLVLPSGFTTKIKVIQLGEEVIQEAFAPMSVVMTLQDEIDISRGDVICKPNNQPLVEQDIDMMLCWMNQRPVNLNSKFYVRHTTRETRGILKEIQYKLDINSLQRLECVDQLGMNDIARVKIRTAQPLPFDSYRKNRITGSVILVDEGTNETVAAGMIV, via the coding sequence ATGAATCAATTATTAAGATTTACAACCGCAGGTAGCGTTGACGATGGGAAGAGCACACTGATCGGCCGATTGTTATACGATAGCAAATCGATTTTTGAAGATCAACTCGAGGCCGTAGAAGCCTCCAGTGTAAAAAAGGGTTTCGACTATGTCGATCTTTCATTGCTGACCGATGGATTGAAGTCGGAGCGCGAGCAAGGCATTACCATCGATGTGGCATACCGTTATTTCGCTACACCCAAACGTAAATTTATTATTGCGGATACGCCTGGTCACATTCAGTATACACGCAACATGGTAACGGGCGCCTCTACCGCAAACCTGGCTTTGATTCTTATAGACGCACGCAAAGGATTAATTGAGCAAACGTACCGGCATTCGTTCATCGCATCGTTGTTGAAAATACCGCACATCATTGTTTGTGTCAACAAAATGGATTTAGTGGATTATGATGAGGCGGTGTTTGATAAAATTGTAGAAGACTACAAGGCATTCTCCTCAAAACTGGAGGTTTCCGATATTCAGTTTGTACCCATCAGTGCCTTGCTCGGTGATAATGTTGTTAATCGTTCTGAAAAGATGAGCTGGTATCAAGGGGCTACATTGCTACACATGCTGGAAACGGTGCACATTGAGAGTGATCACAATCATATTGATAGTCGGTTTCCGGTGCAATATGTGGTTCGGCCACAGACCCGCGAGCACCAGGACTTCCGTGGGTATGCAGGTCGTGTTGCTGGAGGTATTTTTAGAGCAGGCGATGAGGTATTGGTGTTGCCATCCGGTTTTACAACAAAGATCAAAGTCATACAATTGGGTGAGGAAGTGATTCAGGAAGCGTTTGCTCCGATGTCGGTGGTGATGACCCTTCAAGATGAGATTGATATCAGTAGGGGAGATGTGATTTGTAAGCCAAACAATCAGCCCTTAGTTGAGCAGGATATTGATATGATGCTTTGCTGGATGAATCAACGACCGGTTAATCTCAACTCAAAATTCTATGTGCGTCACACCACACGTGAAACGCGTGGAATCTTAAAAGAGATTCAATACAAACTGGATATTAACTCGCTGCAGCGTCTGGAGTGTGTTGATCAGTTGGGCATGAATGACATTGCCCGTGTAAAAATTCGTACTGCACAACCTTTACCTTTCGATAGCTATCGCAAAAACAGAATTACCGGTAGTGTTATTTTGGTGGATGAAGGCACGAATGAAACGGTAGCAGCGGGGATGATTGTTTGA
- a CDS encoding GxxExxY protein: MEREHYNFLSKEILDSSITVHKEMGPGLLEAVYQHCLVKELRMRNITVETMVPIPLVYKGHVLNKDYVIDILVENEIIIELKSIESFLPVHEAQIISYLKLANKRLGFLINFNVPLLKNGFKRFVNNF; the protein is encoded by the coding sequence ATGGAAAGAGAACATTATAATTTTTTATCAAAGGAGATTCTGGATAGTTCGATTACTGTGCATAAGGAAATGGGTCCTGGATTGTTAGAAGCTGTTTATCAGCATTGTCTTGTTAAAGAGTTGCGAATGCGAAACATTACTGTGGAGACTATGGTGCCCATTCCTCTTGTCTATAAAGGTCATGTATTGAATAAAGACTATGTTATTGATATCCTTGTTGAAAATGAAATAATTATTGAATTGAAGTCTATTGAGAGTTTTTTACCCGTGCATGAAGCTCAGATCATCAGTTACCTGAAGCTGGCCAACAAACGGCTTGGATTTCTTATCAATTTCAATGTACCGTTGTTAAAAAATGGTTTTAAACGATTTGTAAATAACTTCTGA
- a CDS encoding Stealth CR1 domain-containing protein yields the protein MDNHFSSAPVDLVYLWVDGNDPNWQKKKRAFTGALSDTSEQNNIGRYMSNEELKYSLRSAAKHVPWIRKIFIVTDDQKPEWLNTENPKIQVVDHKEIMPAEILPCFNSSVLEYYLHKIPGLSEYFLFANDDMFFNADLSPDYFFGKDGFPIVRLKRKPLGKWHYRLKILVGKKLGQYNRMVVDSSLMVETRFGKYYPGVPHHNIDAFRKSDYKKAVEEVFAKEVEKSKCHRVRTYGDLHRSAFAFYTLAINHAHLKYVGRRESIRILAYKHNLQEYLNHYNPKLFCVNDNQRVNSENRKMIKPFLETHFPLKSAFEKP from the coding sequence ATGGATAATCATTTTTCATCCGCTCCGGTAGATTTGGTGTACTTATGGGTAGATGGAAACGACCCAAACTGGCAGAAAAAAAAACGGGCTTTTACAGGCGCCTTAAGTGATACTTCTGAGCAAAATAACATTGGCCGATATATGAGCAACGAGGAATTGAAATATTCCTTACGTTCAGCAGCAAAACATGTACCGTGGATCAGAAAGATTTTTATCGTAACCGATGACCAAAAACCCGAATGGTTAAACACGGAAAATCCGAAAATTCAGGTAGTGGATCACAAGGAGATAATGCCTGCAGAAATTCTTCCGTGTTTCAATTCCAGTGTGCTGGAGTACTACTTGCATAAGATACCGGGGCTGTCGGAATATTTTCTGTTTGCCAATGACGATATGTTTTTCAACGCTGATCTTTCTCCGGATTACTTCTTTGGGAAAGATGGATTTCCAATTGTCCGGTTAAAGCGCAAACCATTGGGCAAATGGCATTACCGGTTAAAAATACTTGTCGGAAAAAAACTTGGACAGTACAATCGAATGGTGGTGGATTCATCACTTATGGTTGAGACGCGATTTGGTAAATACTACCCGGGCGTTCCCCATCACAACATTGATGCATTCCGGAAATCGGATTACAAAAAAGCAGTTGAAGAGGTGTTTGCGAAGGAGGTGGAGAAATCAAAATGCCACCGGGTTAGGACCTATGGCGACCTGCACCGCTCAGCATTTGCGTTTTATACGCTAGCCATAAATCATGCGCACCTCAAATATGTTGGAAGAAGAGAGTCCATCAGAATCCTTGCCTACAAGCACAACCTGCAGGAATACCTGAATCACTACAATCCCAAACTGTTCTGCGTAAACGATAACCAACGCGTTAACTCAGAAAACAGGAAAATGATTAAACCCTTCCTGGAAACACATTTTCCCTTAAAATCAGCCTTCGAAAAACCATAA
- the cysC gene encoding adenylyl-sulfate kinase: protein MNNLYPIQTKVSKEQREQLMQQRAKLIWFTGLSGSGKSTLAVQLEAQLFARGFKTYLLDGDNIRTGLNKDLSFADEGRVENIRRIGEVSKLLLDAGVIVLSAFISPFKADREQVKTIVGPSNYMEVFVDTQLEVCEQRDVKGLYKKARAGEVKNFTGIDSPYERPESADLVIKTETLTVEQSVERLLNFVLTKISI from the coding sequence ATGAATAACCTTTATCCAATACAAACAAAAGTTTCAAAAGAGCAGCGTGAGCAGTTGATGCAGCAGCGCGCGAAGTTAATCTGGTTTACGGGTCTTTCGGGTTCGGGAAAATCAACATTGGCGGTTCAGTTGGAGGCACAACTTTTTGCTCGCGGTTTTAAAACGTATTTGCTTGATGGGGATAACATTCGTACGGGACTGAATAAGGATTTATCATTTGCAGATGAGGGAAGGGTCGAGAACATCAGACGAATCGGTGAGGTGAGTAAGCTGCTGCTTGATGCAGGTGTGATTGTATTGTCGGCCTTTATCTCTCCGTTTAAGGCCGATCGTGAACAAGTAAAAACCATTGTTGGCCCCTCCAATTATATGGAAGTATTTGTAGATACTCAGCTGGAGGTTTGTGAACAGCGTGATGTTAAAGGCTTATATAAAAAAGCCCGGGCCGGTGAAGTGAAAAACTTTACAGGAATTGATTCTCCTTACGAAAGACCAGAATCTGCCGACCTGGTAATAAAAACGGAAACGCTTACTGTTGAGCAATCTGTTGAGCGACTGTTGAATTTTGTGTTAACGAAAATAAGTATCTGA
- a CDS encoding Stealth CR1 domain-containing protein, with translation MSSIVEEGIDLVYLWVDGSDPEWQKKKRAFTGIISDDSETNNIGRYINNDELKYSMRSVIKHAPWIRKIYIVTDGQKPEWLNIHHEKIQLVDHQEIMPLKILPCFNAMVIEYFLYKIPGLSEHFLFANDDMFFNADLSPDYFFARDGYPIIRLKRKYFGKWGHRWKQLMGKKLGQYRNQVTEAAILVSEKFGKYYASIPHHNIDAYKKSDYRKAVEEVFSEQVQKSQMSRVRNYGDLQRAAFGYYALAIKHGHARYITRKDSLRLLTYKHDFNEYIQRYQPKLFCINDNEKVNNEHRKKIKPFLEELFPTKAPFEK, from the coding sequence ATGAGCAGTATAGTAGAAGAAGGAATAGACTTGGTTTACTTGTGGGTGGATGGCTCCGACCCGGAGTGGCAGAAAAAAAAGCGTGCTTTTACCGGTATTATCAGTGATGATTCCGAAACCAATAACATTGGGCGATACATCAATAATGATGAACTAAAGTATTCGATGCGGTCCGTGATAAAGCATGCTCCCTGGATTCGGAAAATTTATATTGTAACCGATGGCCAAAAACCGGAATGGCTGAATATCCATCACGAAAAAATTCAGTTGGTAGACCATCAGGAGATTATGCCATTGAAAATTTTGCCTTGTTTTAATGCTATGGTCATTGAGTATTTTCTGTATAAGATTCCGGGCCTATCAGAACATTTTTTGTTTGCGAATGATGATATGTTCTTCAACGCAGATCTATCACCAGACTATTTCTTTGCCAGAGACGGTTACCCCATCATTCGATTGAAGCGAAAATATTTTGGAAAATGGGGCCATCGCTGGAAACAACTAATGGGCAAAAAATTAGGGCAGTATAGAAATCAGGTCACTGAGGCAGCAATTCTGGTTTCAGAAAAATTCGGGAAATACTACGCCAGTATTCCGCATCATAATATTGATGCCTATAAAAAATCAGACTATCGAAAGGCTGTAGAAGAAGTGTTCTCGGAACAGGTTCAAAAATCACAAATGAGTCGTGTACGGAATTATGGCGACTTGCAGCGAGCTGCCTTTGGGTATTACGCACTCGCTATAAAGCACGGACACGCCAGGTATATTACGCGCAAAGACTCTTTGCGCCTATTAACCTATAAGCACGATTTTAACGAATACATACAACGCTATCAACCTAAGCTCTTCTGCATTAACGACAACGAAAAAGTTAATAACGAGCATAGAAAAAAAATCAAACCCTTCCTGGAAGAACTTTTCCCTACGAAAGCACCTTTCGAGAAATAG
- the cysD gene encoding sulfate adenylyltransferase subunit CysD: MSQYYLSHLKELEAEAIYVIREVVAQFEKPALLFSGGKDSIVLAYLSRKAFYPARIPFPLVHIDTGHNFPETMEYRDWLVNELGVQLIVGSVQESIDTGRVKEETGYNASRNALQTVTLLDTIEKHKFDAAMGGARRDEEKARAKERFFSHRDEFGQWDPKNQRPELWNIFNGKKHMGEHFRVFPISNWTEMDVWQYLFTENIPIPKLYYAHNREVVVRDGTILSTSPWLKLKPDEKPVMKQVRFRTCGDMPITGAVESDADTMEKIIVEVAASRKTERGTRADDKRGETAMEDRKKQGYF; the protein is encoded by the coding sequence ATGAGTCAATATTATCTCAGTCATTTAAAAGAACTTGAAGCCGAAGCCATTTATGTTATCCGCGAAGTGGTGGCGCAATTTGAAAAACCTGCCTTGTTGTTTTCAGGCGGTAAAGATTCAATTGTGTTGGCTTACTTGTCTCGCAAGGCATTTTACCCGGCACGAATTCCCTTTCCATTGGTGCACATCGATACCGGTCATAATTTTCCGGAAACCATGGAGTACCGCGATTGGCTGGTGAATGAACTGGGCGTACAACTGATTGTGGGTTCTGTTCAGGAAAGTATTGACACCGGTCGCGTGAAAGAAGAAACGGGTTATAACGCCAGTCGTAATGCATTACAAACCGTAACCTTGTTAGATACAATTGAGAAGCACAAATTCGATGCGGCCATGGGTGGAGCGCGCAGGGATGAAGAAAAAGCGCGTGCCAAGGAACGTTTCTTTTCGCATCGCGATGAATTTGGTCAGTGGGATCCTAAAAATCAACGACCCGAGTTGTGGAACATCTTCAACGGAAAAAAGCACATGGGTGAGCACTTTCGTGTGTTTCCGATTTCAAACTGGACAGAGATGGATGTGTGGCAATATTTATTTACAGAAAATATTCCGATTCCAAAATTGTATTACGCACACAACCGTGAAGTAGTCGTGCGTGATGGAACCATTTTGTCAACTTCTCCGTGGTTAAAACTCAAGCCTGATGAGAAGCCTGTGATGAAGCAAGTACGTTTTCGTACCTGTGGCGATATGCCCATTACCGGAGCGGTTGAATCCGATGCTGACACCATGGAAAAAATCATTGTGGAAGTAGCGGCTTCCCGCAAAACCGAACGCGGGACACGTGCCGATGATAAACGTGGTGAAACAGCAATGGAGGATAGAAAAAAGCAGGGGTATTTTTAA
- a CDS encoding SLC13 family permease translates to MEFTLIQGLVLGIVILLVVSLYREWFNPALSFFIAVLALLLIGVINPAELLKGLSNQQIVVIFLLILVTAGIRSVFGPEFFTRLFKATLKPKAFLLRMMVISSSVSAFLNNTPIVAFLIPYVKDWADRTGTPASKLLIPLSYATILGGMITVIGTSTNLVLIGLMTEYDLPLLGFQDFLYLGLLVTLAGWIYLYFFGYKLLPKNVSKLDTVRQNLKEYIIETEVFADSKLIGKSVKEAGLRNLQDLFLVEIIRNDEVISPVSPEEKLQSGDALFFSGHTQSIYDLIHQDNGLRIPEQDGMEAENQFNFVEAVIPASSSLIGRRIKDSDFRKKFNSSIVAIHRNGKRVSGKVGEMHIAGGDFMLLLSGDENNSVNHEKDLFYLSVPKKVEYKRPVWKYWVGVGSFLMLLAGILGFIPLFTASLVVLSALIFLGILNLEEIRRQLDFNLLMVLVCSLAIGIALEKSGTAALVATALINVGESIGPVGVLSALFLVTIFLTALVTNPAAVSIMFPIAMSLAEQLSLPATPFFVAIAFGASGDFMTPIGYQTNLMVYGPGGYTFKDFVRVGTPLTVIYAVICIIFIAWFYNLY, encoded by the coding sequence GTGGAGTTTACGCTCATTCAAGGCCTTGTTCTGGGTATTGTCATCTTGCTGGTGGTATCACTCTATCGGGAGTGGTTCAATCCTGCCTTGTCGTTTTTTATTGCGGTGTTGGCTTTGCTGCTTATTGGCGTAATTAACCCGGCTGAGTTGCTGAAAGGGTTAAGTAATCAACAGATCGTTGTGATCTTTTTGCTGATTCTGGTAACGGCAGGAATCCGGTCGGTATTCGGCCCGGAATTTTTTACCCGATTGTTTAAGGCCACACTGAAACCCAAAGCTTTTCTGTTGCGCATGATGGTGATTTCTTCATCGGTGTCGGCATTTTTAAACAACACGCCCATTGTAGCTTTTCTGATTCCTTACGTTAAAGATTGGGCCGACCGCACCGGAACACCTGCATCAAAATTATTGATTCCGCTTTCGTATGCTACCATTCTTGGCGGTATGATTACCGTTATTGGTACATCAACCAACCTGGTTCTGATTGGTTTAATGACCGAATATGATTTGCCCTTGCTCGGATTTCAGGATTTTCTTTATCTCGGCTTACTGGTAACCCTGGCTGGATGGATTTATCTGTATTTTTTCGGATACAAGTTGTTGCCAAAGAATGTGAGTAAGCTTGACACCGTGCGCCAGAATCTCAAAGAATACATTATTGAAACGGAAGTTTTTGCTGATTCAAAATTGATTGGTAAAAGTGTAAAGGAGGCGGGACTGCGTAACCTTCAGGATTTGTTTTTAGTGGAAATCATTCGCAACGATGAAGTGATTTCACCGGTATCACCAGAAGAAAAGCTGCAATCGGGTGATGCACTTTTTTTCTCCGGGCACACCCAATCCATATATGACCTGATCCATCAGGATAACGGACTGCGCATTCCTGAACAGGATGGCATGGAAGCGGAGAATCAATTTAATTTTGTTGAAGCGGTTATCCCCGCCAGTTCAAGCCTGATCGGCAGAAGAATTAAAGACTCTGATTTCCGAAAAAAATTCAATTCTTCCATTGTAGCGATTCATCGAAACGGTAAACGTGTTTCGGGTAAGGTAGGTGAAATGCATATTGCCGGTGGCGACTTTATGCTGCTGTTATCGGGCGATGAAAATAATTCGGTTAATCACGAGAAGGATTTATTCTATTTGTCGGTTCCGAAAAAAGTAGAGTATAAAAGGCCTGTATGGAAATATTGGGTAGGAGTGGGGAGTTTCCTGATGTTGTTGGCTGGCATATTGGGTTTTATTCCGTTGTTCACGGCATCGTTGGTGGTATTGTCAGCCCTGATTTTTTTAGGAATATTGAACCTGGAAGAAATCAGGCGCCAACTTGATTTTAATTTGTTGATGGTGTTGGTGTGTTCCTTAGCTATTGGCATTGCGCTGGAGAAATCAGGAACAGCGGCATTGGTGGCTACCGCGCTGATTAACGTGGGTGAATCGATCGGACCTGTTGGTGTGTTGAGTGCTTTGTTTTTGGTGACTATCTTTTTAACTGCATTGGTGACTAACCCTGCAGCGGTTTCCATTATGTTTCCCATTGCCATGTCGCTTGCTGAACAATTGTCGCTGCCGGCAACACCGTTTTTCGTGGCCATTGCCTTTGGCGCCTCCGGTGATTTTATGACGCCCATCGGCTACCAAACAAACCTGATGGTGTACGGGCCGGGTGGTTACACATTCAAGGATTTCGTTCGGGTAGGCACACCGTTAACAGTTATTTATGCGGTTATTTGTATCATCTTTATAGCCTGGTTTTATAATCTTTACTAG
- the cysQ gene encoding 3'(2'),5'-bisphosphate nucleotidase CysQ: MNYSELLQIAIKASETASGEILNVYHSNDFQAESKEDKSPLTLADKQAHTAIVSVLKETGLPVLSEEGKTIPYEERKQWEYFWMVDPLDGTKEFLKRNGEFTVNIALIHNQKPILGVVAVPVSGDVFYAAEGKAFLKRSGQIIDLPKRNLVSLAQPGLRVVASRSHMSPETQDFISALKEPSLVSKGSSLKFMLLAEGLADVYPRFAPTMEWDTAAAHAIVNAVGISVKQKDSEQELAYNKEDLLNPHFLCI, encoded by the coding sequence ATGAACTATTCTGAATTACTTCAAATCGCAATCAAAGCTTCCGAAACTGCAAGTGGGGAAATCCTTAACGTGTACCACTCCAATGATTTTCAAGCTGAGTCGAAAGAGGATAAGTCGCCTTTAACGTTGGCAGATAAACAGGCGCACACAGCTATTGTATCTGTATTGAAGGAAACTGGACTGCCTGTTCTTAGTGAGGAAGGAAAAACGATTCCCTATGAAGAGCGAAAGCAATGGGAATACTTCTGGATGGTCGATCCACTTGACGGAACCAAGGAATTTTTAAAACGAAACGGAGAGTTTACAGTAAACATTGCGCTAATCCATAACCAAAAGCCAATACTCGGTGTAGTTGCTGTTCCGGTGAGTGGCGATGTGTTTTATGCAGCGGAAGGAAAAGCATTTTTAAAACGCAGCGGACAAATCATTGACTTACCTAAAAGAAATCTGGTTTCGTTAGCACAACCCGGTTTGCGTGTCGTGGCTTCGCGTTCACACATGAGTCCGGAGACACAGGATTTCATCAGTGCCCTGAAAGAACCTTCTCTCGTTTCAAAAGGCAGTAGCCTGAAGTTTATGTTACTGGCGGAAGGACTTGCAGATGTATATCCACGCTTTGCTCCTACGATGGAGTGGGATACAGCAGCTGCTCATGCCATCGTTAATGCGGTGGGAATTTCAGTGAAGCAAAAGGATAGCGAACAAGAACTTGCATATAACAAGGAGGATTTACTGAATCCGCATTTCCTATGTATATGA